The Paenibacillus sp. MBLB1832 genome has a window encoding:
- the htpG gene encoding molecular chaperone HtpG, protein MEKKQFQAESKRLLEMMINSIYTQREIFLRELISNSSDAIDKIYYKALTDDSHVFDKDSYFIKITADKEKRTLTILDTGIGMTKEELENNLGIIAKSGSLAFKKENESKDGHNIIGQFGVGFYSAFMVADHITVTSKALGSDVAYKWESDGADGYTIDTASKDTVGTEIVLSIKPNTEDDNYDEYLDQYRLKAIIKKYSDFIRYPIKMDITGKRLKEGSESEFEDYQEEQHVNSMVPIWRKNKSELTPEDYEKFYHEKHYGFDKPLKHIHVSADGAVVYQAILFIPENMPYDYYSKEYEKGLELYANGVLIMNKCADLLPDYFSFVKGMVDSESLSLNISREMLQHDRQLKLIAKNISSKIKSQLQSLLKDEREKYEQFYKSFGRQLKFGVYSDYGTHKELLQDLLMFSSTKEKKLVTLDEYVSRMPEDQKYIYYASGESMERIDKLPQTELVTDKGYEILYFTDDIDEFAIKMIMTYKEKEFRSVSSGDLGIDVEDNQTESESDKKENQDLFEYMNGLLAGKVSSVKASKRLKKHPVCLSTEGDVTIEMEKILNAMPNNPNVKAEKVLEINVNHDVFASLKDAFEKDKEKLNLYTALLYNQALLIEGLPLQDPVEFTNDICKIMV, encoded by the coding sequence GTGGAAAAGAAACAGTTTCAAGCCGAATCCAAGCGTCTTTTGGAGATGATGATTAACTCGATTTACACGCAGCGTGAAATCTTTCTAAGAGAACTTATCTCCAATTCTAGCGATGCCATTGACAAAATTTACTACAAGGCGCTTACTGACGACTCGCACGTTTTTGACAAAGATAGCTACTTCATTAAGATTACAGCTGACAAAGAAAAGCGCACTCTGACGATCCTCGATACAGGTATCGGGATGACAAAGGAAGAGCTTGAAAATAATCTCGGGATTATCGCGAAGAGCGGCTCCCTTGCTTTTAAGAAAGAAAATGAAAGCAAAGACGGTCACAACATCATCGGTCAGTTCGGTGTAGGCTTCTACTCTGCGTTCATGGTAGCTGATCACATCACAGTGACAAGTAAAGCGCTTGGCAGCGATGTTGCTTACAAATGGGAGTCCGACGGCGCAGACGGATACACGATCGATACGGCATCCAAGGACACAGTTGGTACGGAAATCGTCCTTTCCATCAAGCCGAACACGGAAGATGACAACTATGATGAATATTTAGATCAATACCGCCTCAAAGCGATTATCAAGAAATATTCCGACTTCATCCGCTATCCAATCAAAATGGATATTACGGGCAAACGTCTCAAAGAAGGCAGCGAAAGCGAGTTCGAGGACTACCAAGAAGAGCAGCACGTGAACAGCATGGTGCCGATCTGGAGAAAGAACAAGAGCGAGCTGACACCTGAGGATTATGAGAAGTTCTACCACGAGAAGCACTACGGCTTCGATAAGCCGCTGAAGCATATTCACGTTAGTGCTGATGGCGCGGTGGTGTATCAAGCGATCCTCTTCATCCCTGAGAACATGCCTTACGACTACTACTCCAAAGAGTACGAAAAAGGCTTGGAGCTCTACGCGAACGGCGTTCTCATTATGAACAAATGCGCAGATTTGCTGCCTGACTATTTCAGCTTCGTCAAAGGGATGGTCGATTCCGAAAGCTTGTCTCTGAACATCTCCAGAGAAATGCTGCAGCATGACCGCCAATTGAAGCTGATCGCCAAGAACATTTCCAGCAAAATTAAAAGCCAGTTGCAAAGTCTCCTGAAGGACGAGAGAGAGAAATACGAGCAGTTCTACAAGTCCTTCGGCAGACAGCTTAAATTCGGCGTATACAGCGATTATGGTACGCATAAAGAGCTTTTGCAGGATCTTCTCATGTTCTCTTCAACAAAAGAGAAAAAGCTTGTAACGTTGGATGAGTATGTATCAAGAATGCCAGAGGATCAGAAGTATATCTACTACGCTTCTGGTGAGTCCATGGAACGCATTGATAAACTTCCACAAACGGAGCTTGTGACAGATAAAGGATACGAGATTCTGTATTTCACGGATGATATTGATGAGTTTGCAATCAAAATGATCATGACTTACAAGGAGAAAGAGTTCCGTTCCGTTTCAAGCGGGGATTTGGGTATTGATGTTGAAGACAACCAAACGGAATCTGAGTCTGATAAAAAGGAAAATCAGGACTTGTTCGAATACATGAACGGTTTGCTTGCAGGCAAGGTTTCTAGCGTCAAAGCGTCGAAACGCCTGAAGAAGCATCCAGTTTGCCTATCCACTGAGGGTGATGTCACTATCGAGATGGAGAAAATCCTAAACGCGATGCCGAACAATCCGAACGTTAAAGCAGAGAAAGTGCTTGAAATCAACGTCAACCACGACGTATTTGCTTCCTTGAAAGATGCGTTTGAGAAAGATAAAGAGAAGTTGAACCTGTACACAGCACTGTTGTACAATCAAGCACTCTTGATCGAAGGCCTGCCGCTGCAAGATCCAGTAGAATTCACGAATGACATTTGCAAAATCATGGTATAA
- the nrdR gene encoding transcriptional regulator NrdR produces the protein MKCPFCDHSGTKVLDSRSANENKSIRRRRECEKCARRFTTFEMVEETPLIVIKKDGSREEFSREKILRGLIRACEKRPVSMERLEMLVSEVEMQLRTTAHAEVDSLGIGEIVMEQLYPVDEVAYIRFASVYRQFKDINMFLKELTQILGKHDTGLLRDK, from the coding sequence ATGAAATGCCCATTCTGTGACCATTCTGGTACGAAAGTGCTTGACTCCAGGTCCGCCAATGAGAATAAATCCATTCGTCGCCGTCGTGAATGCGAGAAATGTGCAAGAAGATTCACAACCTTCGAAATGGTAGAAGAAACGCCTTTAATTGTGATTAAAAAAGATGGAAGTCGGGAAGAATTTAGTCGTGAGAAAATTTTACGGGGCTTAATACGAGCATGTGAAAAGAGGCCCGTTTCGATGGAGCGCTTAGAAATGCTGGTCTCAGAGGTTGAAATGCAGCTTCGCACGACAGCTCATGCTGAGGTTGATAGCCTTGGCATTGGTGAAATTGTGATGGAACAATTGTACCCTGTCGATGAAGTGGCCTACATTCGCTTCGCCTCTGTATATCGGCAATTCAAAGACATCAATATGTTTCTGAAAGAGTTGACACAAATTTTGGGAAAGCATGATACCGGGCTGCTTCGCGATAAATAG
- a CDS encoding alpha/beta-type small acid-soluble spore protein has product MSSRSSNTLIVPQANAALDQLKYEVAQELGIAIPQDGYYGNMTSRDTGSIGGSITRRLVQIAEQSLAGQFK; this is encoded by the coding sequence ATGAGCTCACGCAGCAGCAATACTCTGATCGTTCCACAAGCAAATGCAGCCTTGGATCAGTTGAAATACGAAGTAGCTCAGGAGCTAGGTATCGCTATCCCACAAGATGGCTACTATGGCAACATGACTTCTCGTGACACTGGTTCTATTGGTGGTAGCATTACTCGTCGCCTGGTACAAATTGCAGAACAATCTCTAGCAGGTCAATTCAAGTAA
- a CDS encoding lytic transglycosylase domain-containing protein has protein sequence MTFFRKKRMFALLLIAFVMILFMNSAIIGRKLYPIYFQQEIRQSAAKHNIDPFLIAAIIRVETNYKYHLESSKGALGLMQLMPETAEWIVESSDLGPLTQDDLLRADINILLGSWYVNWLIKHYNGNVVYAIAAYNAGQGNVNKWKNNGVWDGTNTNISDIPFGETRHYVQRVLYYYEKYTMLYREQWGGETNKEALD, from the coding sequence ATGACGTTTTTTCGGAAAAAGCGAATGTTTGCACTTCTGCTAATCGCTTTTGTCATGATTCTCTTCATGAATAGCGCGATTATCGGCAGAAAGCTATACCCAATCTATTTTCAGCAGGAAATCAGGCAGAGCGCGGCGAAACACAATATAGACCCGTTTCTGATTGCAGCTATCATCCGTGTAGAAACGAATTATAAATATCATTTGGAATCAAGCAAAGGTGCTTTAGGGCTTATGCAGCTCATGCCAGAAACGGCGGAGTGGATTGTGGAGTCTTCGGATTTGGGGCCTCTTACCCAAGATGATTTGCTTCGTGCTGACATTAACATCTTATTGGGATCGTGGTATGTGAATTGGTTGATCAAGCATTATAATGGCAATGTCGTGTACGCGATCGCGGCGTATAACGCTGGTCAAGGCAATGTGAATAAATGGAAAAATAATGGTGTGTGGGACGGGACGAATACCAATATTAGTGATATCCCGTTTGGGGAAACGAGGCATTATGTACAGCGTGTACTGTACTACTATGAGAAATATACGATGTTGTACCGGGAACAATGGGGGGGAGAAACAAACAAAGAAGCATTGGACTAG
- the coaE gene encoding dephospho-CoA kinase (Dephospho-CoA kinase (CoaE) performs the final step in coenzyme A biosynthesis.): protein MNIGLTGGIACGKSTVSRMLVSRGALLVDADQIARDVVEPGSPVLEQVASHFGQVVIGSDGSLQRKKLGEIIFGSPEARKQLEAILHPPIRARMREQMTSYELEYPTKLVVVDVPLLIESNLVSMFQEIMVVYVPRPVQLERLMARDGLSLETAQLRLDAQMSIEEKRKMADVVIDNSGTLEETNKRVELFWAGKGLA, encoded by the coding sequence ATGAATATCGGTCTAACAGGTGGCATTGCCTGTGGAAAAAGCACGGTTAGCCGCATGCTCGTTAGCCGCGGTGCTCTATTAGTAGATGCGGACCAGATCGCTCGAGACGTTGTAGAACCTGGCAGTCCTGTTCTCGAACAGGTTGCCTCTCACTTTGGACAAGTTGTGATAGGCTCAGATGGGTCTTTACAACGCAAGAAACTAGGCGAAATTATCTTCGGTTCCCCAGAAGCGCGCAAGCAGCTGGAGGCGATTCTACATCCTCCGATCCGCGCCCGCATGCGTGAACAAATGACGTCGTATGAACTGGAGTACCCCACAAAGCTCGTCGTGGTGGATGTTCCTTTACTTATAGAATCTAATTTAGTGTCGATGTTTCAAGAAATTATGGTTGTCTACGTACCTCGTCCTGTGCAATTGGAACGGTTGATGGCGCGCGACGGCTTATCCTTAGAGACGGCTCAGCTTCGACTGGATGCGCAGATGTCCATTGAAGAGAAACGTAAAATGGCGGATGTGGTCATTGATAATAGCGGCACTTTGGAAGAAACCAACAAGAGGGTTGAGCTGTTTTGGGCAGGGAAGGGATTAGCATGA
- a CDS encoding MntP/YtaF family protein — translation MLPVISLLILAFAVSLDGFGVGVMYGLRKIRIPLISIAIISLWSGIIVFSSMQIGVLMSSFMSPSIARRIGAVILIGIGIWALIQTKQDQKAQLSSESGVLSREEAAVSSMSYPNSHNHAGVAEPITFDTLQRTKEIVNIELKRFGLVIQILRTPSIADVDKSGNISASEATLLGLALSLDAFGAGIGAALIGFVPLLTASVISLSSGSLLAIGLRIGFRYAEMSWMKKLSIFPGIVLIVMGLMKMI, via the coding sequence ATGCTCCCTGTCATTTCTCTGCTTATTTTGGCCTTTGCGGTCTCACTAGACGGGTTCGGTGTTGGCGTGATGTATGGGCTACGTAAGATCCGCATACCTCTGATTTCAATTGCGATTATTTCGCTCTGGTCTGGCATTATTGTCTTCAGTTCGATGCAGATCGGCGTTCTTATGTCTTCGTTCATGTCTCCTTCCATTGCGCGGCGAATCGGCGCAGTCATTCTGATTGGTATCGGAATCTGGGCACTGATCCAAACCAAGCAAGATCAGAAAGCGCAATTGAGTTCCGAGTCGGGCGTGCTTTCACGAGAAGAAGCCGCAGTTAGCAGCATGTCGTATCCTAATTCGCATAACCATGCGGGTGTGGCGGAGCCGATTACGTTTGACACGCTGCAACGAACGAAAGAAATTGTGAATATTGAATTGAAACGATTCGGTCTTGTGATTCAAATCCTGCGTACACCTTCCATTGCGGATGTTGATAAATCAGGTAATATCTCAGCTTCCGAGGCCACATTACTCGGTTTAGCGCTGTCTCTGGATGCGTTTGGCGCGGGGATCGGCGCAGCGCTTATCGGTTTTGTTCCTCTTTTAACAGCATCGGTCATCTCGCTTTCCAGTGGTTCTTTGCTTGCGATTGGTTTGCGAATCGGATTTCGTTACGCGGAAATGAGCTGGATGAAGAAGCTGTCAATTTTTCCAGGAATCGTCCTTATTGTGATGGGGCTTATGAAAATGATATGA
- the mutM gene encoding DNA-formamidopyrimidine glycosylase — MPELPEVETVKRTLNELIRGKTIAHVTVRLPRIIQKPDDIQQFETFLQGQTIESIERRGKFLRFVLTDYVMVSHLRMEGRYGLYDGDDELEPHTHVLFRFTDGSELRYKDVRQFGTMHLFPKGEELTSPPLVKLGIEPLDEAFTFKAFKAQIAHRATKIKPLLLNQAYIVGIGNIYVDESLFLAGIHPEREAKSLSKKELMGLHEAIVRTLQESVDVGGSSIKSYVNGQGEIGLFQHQLNIYGRGAQPCKTCGTEIVKTVVGGRGTHICLKCQPIKQGNSRKKSEK; from the coding sequence TTGCCTGAATTACCAGAGGTCGAAACCGTCAAGCGCACGTTAAATGAATTAATTCGTGGGAAAACGATCGCCCACGTGACCGTCAGGCTGCCTCGAATCATTCAGAAGCCTGATGATATACAACAATTTGAGACTTTCTTACAGGGCCAAACGATAGAAAGCATCGAACGCAGAGGCAAGTTTCTTCGTTTTGTGCTGACCGATTATGTGATGGTGTCTCATCTACGCATGGAGGGCCGTTACGGCCTCTATGACGGCGATGACGAGTTGGAGCCACACACTCACGTCCTATTCCGTTTCACAGATGGAAGTGAATTGCGGTACAAGGATGTCCGTCAATTCGGTACGATGCACCTCTTCCCGAAAGGGGAAGAACTGACATCGCCGCCACTAGTTAAGCTCGGAATTGAGCCTTTGGATGAAGCGTTCACCTTCAAAGCGTTCAAAGCCCAGATTGCTCATCGCGCCACGAAGATCAAGCCGCTGCTGCTGAACCAAGCATATATTGTGGGCATTGGGAATATTTATGTAGACGAGTCCCTCTTCTTGGCAGGCATTCACCCCGAGCGGGAAGCGAAATCGCTGAGCAAGAAAGAGTTGATGGGGCTGCATGAGGCGATCGTTCGTACATTACAGGAATCTGTTGATGTTGGCGGTTCTTCGATTAAATCGTATGTGAATGGACAAGGCGAAATCGGCCTTTTCCAACATCAATTGAACATTTACGGTAGAGGGGCGCAGCCTTGCAAAACGTGCGGCACTGAAATCGTCAAAACTGTTGTCGGCGGCAGAGGGACACATATTTGTCTGAAGTGCCAGCCAATCAAGCAGGGCAATTCCCGAAAGAAGTCTGAGAAATAG
- the polA gene encoding DNA polymerase I — MDKLIIIDGNSIAFRAFYALPLLSNSSGLHTNAVYGFTTMLLKLIEEEKPTHFLVAFDAGKITFRHKEYTEYKGGREKTPSELSEQFPLIKELLKAFKIPQFELSGYEADDIIGTLTKAADEKGEKVLLVSGDKDMLQLASDHVTVAITRKGISEMDRFDPEAIKEKYGLTPNQIIDLKGLMGDTSDNIPGIPGVGEKTALKMLHDFGTVEEVLANTASLKGKMKEKVEEHAQSAIMSKELATIYREVPMETAWETFRYDGFDGQALSSMFRKLEFKSLLEKLDFGAGSAEPEVELVVESLEAVAVTEDNITALISKLDDHAAIHVEAVGENPHQAVMVGIVWFIDDGVGNRSYFVPFALLQSEAGRPLRDWLGDASKKKQLFDLHRAQLALAWQGIHLAGVDFDVLLAAYLLDPTESNLTLSGLSVKYGLPSVKADEDVFGKGAKFRLPELAALSDHLGRKAMAMARMVPVLRDELEKGEMHRLFYELELPLSGVLAEMEMRGIAVDAEGLKALGVELGKQLDTIMSSIYKLAGVEFNINSPKQLGEILFEKLGLPASKKTKTGYSTDAEVLERLAPYNEVVGQILHYRQLAKLQSTYVEGLLKEVRPETGKVHTYYRQTIAATGRLSSQFPNLQNIPIRLEEGRKIRKVFVPSEPGWYMLAADYSQIELRVLAHISQDEKLKEAFLQNMDIHTKTAMDVFGVEESAVDSNMRRQAKAVNFGIVYGISDYGLSQNLDITRREAAQFIEQYFAVFQGVRKYMDDIVKDARADGYVTTLLQRRRMLPEITHSNFNIRSFAERTAMNTPIQGTAADIIKLAMVQMADRLAKEGLKSRMLLQVHDELVFEVPADELETMKLLVPEVMAAALKLDVPLRADVDFGLTWYDAK; from the coding sequence ATGGATAAGCTTATTATTATTGATGGGAACTCAATTGCGTTTCGTGCGTTCTATGCGTTGCCGCTGCTCAGCAATTCTAGCGGATTACATACCAATGCGGTCTATGGTTTTACAACCATGCTGCTCAAGTTAATTGAAGAAGAAAAGCCAACCCATTTCCTCGTTGCATTTGATGCGGGGAAAATCACGTTTCGACATAAAGAATATACCGAATACAAAGGCGGCCGCGAGAAAACGCCATCGGAGCTTTCCGAGCAATTTCCTTTGATCAAGGAACTGCTGAAAGCTTTCAAAATCCCGCAATTCGAGCTGTCTGGCTATGAAGCGGACGATATCATCGGCACACTGACGAAAGCGGCGGATGAGAAGGGTGAGAAGGTCCTGCTCGTTTCAGGAGATAAGGATATGCTGCAGCTTGCGTCTGATCACGTTACAGTAGCGATTACCCGCAAGGGAATCAGCGAGATGGACCGATTTGATCCAGAAGCGATTAAAGAGAAATACGGCCTCACCCCGAATCAAATTATTGATTTGAAGGGTCTCATGGGCGATACGTCCGATAATATTCCAGGTATCCCTGGTGTAGGTGAGAAGACCGCACTTAAAATGCTGCATGACTTTGGCACTGTCGAAGAGGTGTTAGCGAACACAGCAAGTCTGAAGGGCAAAATGAAAGAGAAAGTAGAAGAGCATGCTCAGAGTGCGATCATGAGCAAGGAATTGGCGACCATCTACCGTGAAGTACCGATGGAAACCGCTTGGGAGACATTCCGATACGATGGATTCGATGGACAAGCATTGTCCAGTATGTTCCGTAAATTGGAGTTCAAATCGCTGCTAGAGAAGCTGGATTTCGGTGCTGGCAGCGCGGAGCCTGAAGTAGAGCTGGTTGTGGAGAGTCTGGAAGCTGTTGCAGTGACAGAAGATAACATTACTGCGTTGATTTCCAAATTGGATGATCATGCGGCAATCCATGTCGAGGCCGTTGGTGAGAATCCGCACCAAGCTGTCATGGTCGGAATTGTGTGGTTCATCGACGATGGTGTTGGGAATAGATCCTACTTTGTGCCGTTCGCTTTGTTGCAAAGTGAGGCAGGGCGACCGCTGCGCGATTGGCTTGGCGATGCGTCCAAGAAGAAGCAGCTCTTCGACCTGCACCGCGCGCAGCTGGCGCTGGCTTGGCAAGGTATCCACCTCGCGGGGGTGGATTTCGATGTGCTGCTGGCCGCGTATCTCCTCGATCCGACAGAGTCGAATCTCACGCTGAGCGGCCTGTCTGTGAAGTACGGTCTGCCGTCCGTGAAGGCAGACGAGGATGTGTTCGGCAAGGGCGCGAAATTCCGCCTGCCGGAACTGGCTGCGCTTAGCGACCACTTGGGTCGCAAAGCGATGGCGATGGCGCGCATGGTGCCCGTGCTGCGCGATGAATTGGAGAAGGGCGAGATGCATCGCCTCTTCTACGAGCTTGAACTGCCCCTCTCCGGCGTGCTCGCGGAGATGGAGATGCGCGGCATCGCCGTGGATGCCGAAGGGCTTAAAGCGCTCGGCGTGGAGCTTGGTAAACAGCTGGACACGATCATGTCCAGCATTTACAAGCTCGCCGGCGTCGAGTTCAACATCAACTCGCCGAAGCAGCTCGGCGAGATTCTGTTCGAGAAGCTGGGACTGCCAGCTTCGAAGAAGACCAAGACCGGCTACTCGACAGATGCCGAGGTGCTTGAGCGTCTGGCCCCATACAACGAAGTTGTGGGGCAGATCCTGCATTACCGCCAGTTAGCGAAGCTGCAGTCGACGTACGTCGAGGGGCTGCTTAAAGAGGTGCGGCCGGAGACAGGTAAGGTGCATACCTATTACCGACAGACGATCGCCGCTACGGGTCGTCTCAGCTCCCAGTTCCCGAACCTCCAGAACATCCCGATTCGTCTGGAGGAAGGGCGCAAGATCCGCAAAGTATTCGTCCCATCCGAGCCTGGATGGTACATGCTTGCTGCGGATTACTCCCAGATCGAGCTGCGCGTGCTAGCGCACATCTCGCAGGATGAGAAGCTGAAGGAGGCTTTCCTTCAGAATATGGACATTCATACGAAGACGGCGATGGACGTCTTCGGCGTAGAAGAAAGCGCTGTTGACTCCAATATGCGTCGTCAAGCAAAGGCCGTTAACTTCGGTATCGTTTACGGGATCAGCGATTATGGTTTGTCTCAGAACTTGGACATTACCCGTAGGGAAGCCGCTCAGTTCATTGAACAGTATTTTGCGGTATTCCAAGGGGTTCGCAAATATATGGATGACATTGTGAAAGATGCACGCGCCGACGGCTATGTAACGACCTTGCTGCAGCGTCGACGTATGCTTCCTGAAATTACGCATTCGAACTTCAATATCCGTTCCTTCGCGGAACGTACCGCGATGAACACGCCGATTCAAGGAACGGCTGCGGATATCATCAAGCTGGCGATGGTGCAAATGGCGGATCGATTGGCCAAAGAAGGGCTGAAAAGCCGCATGCTGCTTCAAGTACACGATGAGCTCGTGTTCGAAGTCCCAGCAGATGAGCTGGAGACGATGAAGCTGCTCGTGCCTGAAGTGATGGCAGCAGCGCTGAAGCTGGATGTACCGCTGCGTGCGGACGTTGACTTCGGACTCACGTGGTATGACGCGAAATAA
- a CDS encoding HAD family hydrolase produces the protein MSPFFSPARKKVIFFDMNNTILDRRQCFDSAFQEVMQDFTARWDADDIKMSAQESLLSYKSEWSRHRKTPIRSPISPDELRHICLVRALQPYPISVNTAFTRAFFNQVEEREDHFVALFPGVEDTLEALSRQYKLAIISNGNRKRLQRNLEKMKLSPWFDQERLFTSENDGPRKPHPAIFEGAIKAMSTVPSQSVMVGNSWRNDVVGAASTGMDAVWIHPGNIKKISERRIGKQKVIIVRSFKQLIYTF, from the coding sequence ATGAGCCCTTTTTTCTCACCTGCGCGTAAAAAGGTCATTTTTTTCGATATGAACAATACCATCCTCGACCGCAGGCAATGCTTTGATTCCGCTTTTCAGGAGGTGATGCAAGATTTCACGGCTCGCTGGGACGCTGACGACATCAAAATGAGTGCACAAGAATCCTTGCTCAGCTATAAGTCGGAATGGAGCCGCCATCGCAAAACCCCCATTCGAAGTCCCATCTCCCCTGATGAATTACGCCATATTTGTTTAGTTCGGGCGCTGCAGCCTTATCCTATTAGTGTCAATACTGCATTCACAAGAGCTTTCTTCAATCAAGTTGAGGAACGGGAGGATCACTTTGTCGCCTTATTCCCTGGGGTGGAGGATACGTTAGAAGCGCTGTCTCGGCAGTACAAACTAGCGATTATTTCGAATGGGAATCGGAAGCGTCTGCAACGCAATTTGGAGAAAATGAAGTTATCGCCATGGTTTGATCAGGAACGGTTATTCACATCGGAGAATGACGGTCCGCGTAAGCCGCATCCCGCTATCTTTGAGGGAGCTATTAAAGCGATGAGCACCGTTCCCAGCCAAAGTGTAATGGTCGGAAATTCATGGCGAAATGATGTGGTGGGCGCCGCATCAACGGGAATGGACGCCGTGTGGATACATCCGGGGAATATCAAAAAAATTTCGGAGAGGCGCATCGGCAAACAGAAGGTCATTATCGTACGTTCTTTTAAACAGCTAATCTATACGTTCTGA